The following proteins come from a genomic window of Rutidosis leptorrhynchoides isolate AG116_Rl617_1_P2 chromosome 10, CSIRO_AGI_Rlap_v1, whole genome shotgun sequence:
- the LOC139873099 gene encoding uncharacterized protein — MSRPMEEDAPTKNEEEEFNTGPLSVLMMSVKNNTQVLINCRNNKKLLGRVRAFDRHCNMVLENVREMWTEVPKTGKGKKKALPVNKDRFISKMFLRGDSVIIVLRNPK, encoded by the exons ATGAG TCGACCAATGGAGGAAGATGCACCA ACCAAGAACGAAGAAGAGGAGTTCAACACTGGACCTCTCTCTGTCTTGATGATGAGTGTCAAAAATAACACACAG GTGTTGATCAACTGTAGGAATAATAAGAAGCTGCTAGGCCGTGTGAGAGCCTTTGATCGACACTGTAACATGGTGTTGGAAAACGTTAGAGAGATGTGGACAGAG GTACCCAAGACAGGGAAAGGCAAGAAAAAAGCTCTTCCGGTTAACAAAGATCGATTCATTAGCAAGATGTTTCTCAGGGGGGATTCTGTCATCATTGTCCTTCGAAATCCAAAGTGA